In Myxocyprinus asiaticus isolate MX2 ecotype Aquarium Trade chromosome 3, UBuf_Myxa_2, whole genome shotgun sequence, the following proteins share a genomic window:
- the LOC127423375 gene encoding endoplasmic reticulum chaperone BiP: protein MRFLCLFLLVAGSVFADEDDKKESVGTVVGIDLGTTYSCVGVFKNGRVEIIANDQGNRITPSYVAFTTEGERLIGDAAKNQLTSNPENTVFDAKRLIGRTWGDSAVQQDIKYFPFTVIEKKNKPHIQLDIGSGQMKTFAPEEISAMVLTKMKETAEAYLGKKVTHAVVTVPAYFNDAQRQATKDAGTIAGLNVMRIINEPTAAAIAYGLDKKDGEKNILVFDLGGGTFDVSLLTIDNGVFEVVATNGDTHLGGEDFDQRVMEHFIKLYKKKTGKDVRKDNRAVQKLRREVEKAKRALSAQHQARIEIESFFEGEDFSETLTRAKFEELNMDLFRSTMKPVQKVLEDADLKKSDIDEIVLVGGSTRIPKIQQLVKEFFNGKEPSRGINPDEAVAYGAAVQAGVLSGEEDTGDLVLLDVCPLTLGIETVGGVMTKLIPRNTVVPTKKSQIFSTASDNQPTVTIKVYEGERPLTKDNHLLGTFDLTGIPPAPRGVPQIEVTFEIDVNGILRVTAEDKGTGNKNKITITNDQNRLTPEDIERMVNEAERFADEDKKLKERIDARNELESYAYSLKNQIGDKEKLGGKLSSEDKEAIEKAVEEKIEWLESHQDADLEEFQSKKKELEEIVQPIVSKLYGSAGGPPPEDSDDQSEKDEL from the exons ATGCGATTCCTTTGCCTGTTCCTGCTGGTGGCCGGCAGCGTGTTTGCTGATGAGGATGATAAGAAGGAGAGTGTTGGGACAGTGGTCGGAATAGATCTTGGGACCACCTACTCATG TGTTGGAGTCTTCAAGAATGGCCGTGTTGAGATCATCGCCAATGACCAAGGAAACCGCATCACTCCATCATATGTGGCATTCACCACCGAGGGCGAGCGTCTCATCGGAGATGCTGCCAAgaaccagctgacctccaacccagAGAACACTGTCTTTGACGCCAAGAGATTGATCGGCCGTACGTGGGGCGACTCCGCTGTGCAGCAGGACATCAAGTACTTTCCCTTCACT GTTATTGAGAAGAAGAACAAACCTCACATCCAGTTAGATATTGGATCAGGTCAGATGAAGACCTTTGCCCCAGAGGAGATCTCAGCCATGGTTCTTACCAAGATGAAGGAAACTGCAGAAGCCTACCTTGGAAAGAAG GTCACACATGCTGTGGTCACTGTGCCCGCTTACTTCAATGATGCTCAGCGCCAGGCCACTAAAGATGCTGGCACTATCGCTGGTCTGAACGTCATGAGAATTATCAATGAGCC AACCGCTGCTGCCATTGCCTATGGTCTGGACAAAAAGGATGGCGAGAAAAACATCCTGGTGTTTGATCTTGGCGGTGGCACCTTCGACGTATCCCTACTGACCATTGACAATGGTGTGTTCGAGGTGGTGGCCACCAACGGAGACACTCATCTTGGTGGTGAAGACTTCGATCAGCGTGTCATGGAGCACTTCATCAAGTTGTACAAGAAGAAAACCGGAAAGGACGTGCGCAAGGACAACCGTGCCGTACAGAAGCTGCGTCGTGAGGTGGAGAAGGCCAAGAGAGCGCTGTCTGCCCAGCATCAGGCCCGCATCGAGATCGAATCCTTCTTTGAGGGTGAAGACTTCTCCGAAACTCTGACCCGTGCCAAGTTTGAGGAGCTCAACATG GACTTGTTCCGTTCCACCATGAAGCCCGTACAGAAGGTTCTGGAAGATGCTGACCTGAAGAAGTCTGACATTGATGAGATCGTCTTAGTTGGTGGTTCCACTCGTATCCCCAAGATCCAGCAGTTGGTGAAGGAGTTCTTCAACGGCAAAGAACCTTCCAGAGGAATCAACCCTGATGAGGCCGTGGCTTATGGAGCTGCTGTTCAGGCTGGCGTTCTCTCAGGAGAAGAGGATACTG GTGACCTTGTGCTTCTGGATGTGTGCCCGTTGACACTGGGTATTGAGACCGTTGGCGGCGTGATGACCAAACTAATTCCAAGGAACACCGTTGTGCCTACTAAGAAGTCTCAGATCTTTTCTACTGCTTCTGACAACCAGCCAACTGTGACCATCAAAGTTTATGAAG GTGAGCGTCCCCTTACAAAAGACAACCACCTTCTGGGTACCTTTGACCTGACCGGGATCCCCCCTGCACCTCGAGGAGTCCCTCAGATCGAGGTGACCTTTGAGATCGACGTAAACGGTATCCTCCGTGTGACCGCTGAGGACAAGGGCACAGGAAACAAGAACAAGATCACCATCACCAATGACCAGAACCGCTTGACTCCCGAAGACATCGAGCGCATGGTCAACGAGGCTGAGCGATTTGCCGACGAGGACAAGAAGCTGAAAGAGCGCATCGACGCCCGTAATGAGCTGGAGAGTTACGCCTACTCTCTGAAGAACCAGATTGGTGACAAAGAAAAGCTGGGCGGCAAATTGTCGTCTGAAGATAAGGAGGCCATCGAGAAGGCAGTTGAGGAGAAAATCGAATGGTTGGAGTCCCACCAGGATGCAGACCTCGAAGAGTTCCAGTCCAAGAAGAAAGAGCTTGAAGAGATCGTACAGCCCATCGTAAGCAAGCTCTATGGCAGCGCGGGTGGACCGCCACCAGAGGACTCCGATGACCAGAGCGAGAAGGATGAATTGTAG
- the rabepk gene encoding rab9 effector protein with kelch motifs — protein sequence MELLPILDPEDKPSNRQWYVVVPTGCGPGVSVGHTCTYLPSSDGGKGRILVIGGANPNGSFTDSYIISLDTHEWDIPEWDGLLARYEHCSFVPESDPQSLWVFGGAEQNGNRNCIQVLHTSGDVKGHGSWKTVQVKGTPPTARTYHTNSACIGDRIFVFSGGDAGTSPVTDPQVHVFDTVTASWSQPETIGKPPAPRHGHVIAAVGSVIYIHGGIAGEKFHNDMFSLNTETLKWEKVKAKGDVPPGTAAHSSVTIGKNIFIFGGMTSEGATNSMYKFQCDKQRWTLLKFEGDLPPSRLDHSMCVVPWRVKTTDREHANQNSEADVVYLCFAFGGMDTQGLIFNDCLVTVLT from the exons ATGGAGCTCCTGCCCATTCTGGACCCAGAGGACAAACCTTCCAACAGACAATG GTATGTTGTTGTGCCCACAGGATGTGGTCCTGGTGTTTCTGTGGGTCACACCTGCACATATCTGCCCTCCAGTGATGGAGGCAAGGGAAGGATATTAGTCATCGGAGGAGCCAATCCGAATGGAAGCTTCACAGATTCTTACATTATAAGTCTAG ACACTCATGAATGGGACATTCCAGAATGGGACGGGCTGCTGGCACGTTATGAACACTGCAGCTTTGTTCCCGAGAGTGACCCGCAAAGTCTCTGGGTGTTTGGAGGGGCAGAACAGAACGGAAACCGCAATTGCATTCAAGTCTTGCACACATCAG GCGATGTTAAAGGACACGGTTCGTGGAAAACAGTCCAGGTGAAAGGGACGCCTCCGACAGCCAGGACGTACCACACAAACTCAGCGTGCATTGGAGACAGGATCTTCGTCTTCTCTGGAGGGGACGCTGGGACATCACCAGTTACTGATCCTCAAGTCCACGTTTTTGATACAG TCACTGCGAGCTGGTCGCAGCCAGAGACCATAGGAAAGCCTCCAGCTCCGCGCCACGGACATGTGATTGCAGCTGTGGGATCGGTTATCTACATACATGGAGGAATAGCAGGAGAGAAGTTTCACAATGACATGTTCTCACTGAACACGG AAACACTGAAGTGGGAGAAAGTGAAAGCTAAAGGAGATGTTCCTCCAGGAACTGCAGCACATTCATCCGTCACCATTGGGAAAAACATTTTCATCTTTGGTGGAATGACATCAGAAGGAGCAACAAATTCCATGTACAAGTTTCAGTGTG ACAAACAGCGCTGGACGTTGCTGAAGTTTGAAGGAGATCTTCCTCCCAGCCGATTGGATCATTCCATGTGTGTCGTGCCGTGGCGTGTGAAAACCACAGACAGAGAACATGCAAATCAAAACTCTGAAGCAGATGTGGTGTATTTGTGCTTTGCCTTTGGAGGAATGGACACTCAGGGCCTGATATTCAACGATTGCCTGGTTACAGTGCTTACATGA